The following proteins are co-located in the Vigna angularis cultivar LongXiaoDou No.4 chromosome 2, ASM1680809v1, whole genome shotgun sequence genome:
- the LOC128195276 gene encoding uncharacterized protein LOC128195276 produces the protein MASDGCDPPIPPSAKSDKEKGKKKSYMVKLLNRFNNVNASSSQPSTPTSTSTARFVPPPLQVPGLTPTPPPIPPSLEVPPFTPSSQQFAADQWRSPSPHVGSNPTTPTNMPSPSPIGDNPPRSSSAANDFEDVSNNRPIITPIGGGFYPTKTASKAITATIKAQFDEPWVTWGQIPQTRRDVFFERFKRKVSWRSNHEEKVKKNFHTKASHRLSEMFKKARTEGKKPNWMGDIVWNGLLEKWNMPLYRQKCETAKKNRTSDKGGCLHTRGSISVHEHAIRLSQELGRSVHVDEIFQQTHIRASTGEFVDERSRRTHEEFEARFSQIRSETASVGASTCAPLDPADEERLRNQCWLDVAGGRYKGRVYGIGHVSAQDDCVDSYIQQTQASSSQQPIAEDILNLHTRVSTHDNQLRQMNSQLQGFIGISSIVLDVCPTGRIALKRPDRTYQAETDRTYQAETPDQIYYLCFYPIGTV, from the exons ATGGCATCAGATGGTTGTGACCCTCCTATTCCACCTTCAGCAAAATCAGATAAGGAGAAGGGCAAGAAGAAATCTTATATGGTCAAGTTGTTAAACCGTTTCAATAACGTAAATGCTTCAAGTAGTCAGCCATCTACACCTACCTCTACCTCCACTGCTAGATTTGTTCCACCACCATTACAAGTTCCTGGTTTGACACCTACTCCACCACCAATTCCACCTTCGTTGGAAGTTCCTCCTTTCACACCTAGTTCACAACAATTTGCTGCTGATCAATGGAGATCACCCTCCCCCCATGTTGGTTCTAACCCAACAACTCCCACAAATATGCCATCACCATCTCCTATAGGGGATAACCCTCCACGTTCAAGTTCAGCAGCCAATGACTTTGAAGATGTTTCCAACAATCGTCCAATCATTACACCTATTGGAGGAGG CTTTTATCCAACAAAAACAGCATCCAAAGCAATCACAGCCACCATCAAGGCACAGTTTGATGAGCCATGGGTGACATGGGGACAAATACCTCAGACACGAAGAGATGTTTTCTTTGAGCGTTTTAAG AGAAAGGTTTCATGGAGGTCTAACCATgaagaaaaggtgaaaaaaaatttccacACAAAAGCATCTCATAGATTATCTGAGATGTTTAAAAAAGCTCGAACAGAAGGAAAAAAACCTAATTGGATGGGGGATATTGTTTGGAATGGTCTTTTGGAGAAGTGGAACATGccactttatagacaaaaatGTGAAACGGCCAAAAAGAACAGGACATCTGACAAGGGTGGTTGTTTGCACACTAGGGGATCCATTAGCGTGCATGAGCATGCAATTCGTCTg TCACAGGAGCTTGGTCGGTCAgtgcatgttgatgaaatatttcagcaGACACATATTCGAGCATCAACAGGAGAATTTGTCGATGAAAGGTCTAGGCGGACACAT GAAGAGTTTGAAGCCAgattttctcaaataagatcTGAGACAGCATCCGTTGGGGCTTCAACATGTGCTCCCCTAGACCCTGCAGATGAGGAAAGATTGAGGAACCAATGTTGGTTGGATGTTGCTGGTGGAAGGTACAAGGGACGCGTATACGGCATTGGACATGTCAGTGCTCAAGATGACTGTGTCGATAGTTACATACAACAGACACAGGCATCTTCTTCTCAGCAACCGATTGCAGAGGACATTCTTAACCTCCACACACGAGTATCAACCCATGATAACCAACTTCGACAGATGAACTCTCAATTGCAAGGCTTTATtggaatatcc TCCATAGTTTTAGACGTTTGCCCGACTGGTCGTATTGCTCTTAAGAGACCCGATCGGACGTATCAGGCTGAGACCGATCGGACGTATCAAGCTGAGACACCCGATCAGATATATTATCTTTGCTTCTACCCGATCGGGACTGTCTAA